In the Prochlorococcus sp. MIT 1307 genome, one interval contains:
- the ilvD gene encoding dihydroxy-acid dehydratase, producing MLRSRAITQGIQRSPNRAMLRAVGFKDEDFNKPIVGIANGFSTITPCNVGLNDLAKRAEEAIRVAGGMPQMFGTITVSDGISMGTEGMKYSLVSREVIADAIETACNGQSMDGVLAIGGCDKNMPGAIISMARMNIPAIFVYGGTIKPGRLNGCDLTVVSAFEAVGQLTSGKINEERLIEVEKNAIPGAGSCGGMFTANTMSAAIETMGLSLPYSSTMAAEDAEKAENSSKSAQVLVNAIIEDIRPLDLLTREAFENAISVIMAVGGSTNAVLHLLAIAQTAEVELSIDDFEKIRQKVPVICDLKPSGKYVTVDLHKSGGIPQVMKLLLNAGLLHGDCRNIEGKTLREVLKDVPSIPPSGQEVIRSIDNPIYKKGHLAILKGNLATEGSVAKISGIKNPILTGPARVFESEEECLKAILKNQISSGDVVVIRYEGPIGGPGMREMLSPTSAIVGQGLGEKVALITDGRFSGGTYGLVVGHVAPEAASGGTIALVEEGDSITVDAVKKLIQLNVDEIELENRRQKWEKPTARYKTGILGKYCRLVSSASQGATTDRA from the coding sequence ATGCTTCGATCAAGAGCTATAACACAAGGCATTCAGCGTTCTCCTAACCGAGCAATGCTTCGAGCTGTCGGTTTCAAAGATGAGGATTTCAACAAGCCGATAGTTGGCATAGCCAACGGATTTAGCACAATTACACCCTGCAATGTGGGATTAAATGATTTAGCCAAACGGGCAGAGGAAGCTATTCGAGTTGCTGGAGGAATGCCGCAAATGTTTGGAACCATAACAGTTAGTGACGGCATCTCAATGGGAACAGAAGGGATGAAATATTCACTGGTTTCTAGAGAAGTAATTGCTGATGCAATTGAAACAGCATGCAATGGTCAAAGTATGGATGGTGTACTAGCTATTGGAGGCTGCGATAAAAATATGCCTGGAGCAATAATTTCCATGGCTAGAATGAATATTCCAGCTATTTTTGTATATGGAGGTACAATAAAACCTGGAAGATTAAATGGTTGTGATTTAACGGTTGTAAGTGCATTTGAGGCTGTTGGACAACTAACTAGTGGGAAGATTAACGAGGAGAGGTTGATAGAAGTTGAGAAAAATGCAATTCCTGGAGCAGGAAGCTGTGGAGGTATGTTTACTGCAAATACAATGTCTGCAGCAATAGAAACAATGGGGTTAAGCTTACCTTATAGTTCTACAATGGCAGCTGAAGATGCAGAGAAAGCAGAAAATTCCTCAAAGAGTGCTCAAGTATTAGTTAATGCAATAATAGAAGATATTAGACCACTCGATCTGCTCACAAGGGAGGCTTTTGAAAATGCAATTAGTGTAATAATGGCAGTGGGAGGATCAACTAATGCAGTTTTACATTTACTAGCAATAGCTCAAACGGCCGAAGTCGAACTATCTATTGATGACTTTGAAAAAATCCGCCAGAAAGTACCTGTTATCTGTGACCTCAAACCGAGTGGAAAATATGTCACAGTTGATCTTCATAAATCTGGTGGAATCCCTCAAGTAATGAAGTTGTTACTTAATGCGGGATTACTACACGGCGACTGTAGAAATATTGAAGGGAAAACACTAAGAGAAGTACTTAAAGATGTTCCATCCATTCCTCCATCGGGGCAAGAAGTCATTCGTTCAATTGACAATCCAATTTATAAAAAAGGTCATCTGGCAATTCTCAAAGGTAATTTAGCAACAGAAGGTAGTGTTGCTAAAATTAGCGGTATCAAAAACCCAATTTTAACTGGTCCTGCAAGGGTTTTTGAAAGTGAAGAGGAGTGTTTAAAGGCAATTCTAAAAAATCAAATAAGTTCGGGAGACGTTGTTGTTATTCGCTATGAAGGCCCAATAGGTGGACCGGGAATGAGAGAAATGCTTTCTCCAACCTCTGCAATTGTTGGGCAGGGTCTAGGCGAGAAAGTAGCTCTAATCACTGATGGACGTTTTAGTGGAGGAACTTATGGCTTGGTAGTTGGGCATGTAGCACCTGAAGCTGCAAGCGGAGGAACAATTGCCTTAGTTGAAGAAGGAGACAGCATCACCGTTGATGCTGTTAAGAAATTAATTCAGCTAAATGTTGATGAGATTGAACTTGAAAATAGACGTCAGAAATGGGAAAAGCCAACAGCAAGATACAAAACAGGGATTCTTGGAAAATACTGTCGATTAGTTAGTAGCGCAAGTCAAGGAGCTACTACTGACAGGGCCTAG
- a CDS encoding uracil phosphoribosyltransferase — MAMTLRVVVPPHPLIGHWLTMLRDAKTPAPLYGKALEELGRWLTYEALRDWLPHREEEVVTSQAKSRGTVIEPSIPLLAMPKLPGGLELWHGGRNVLPNSHLCLGEVPNPIEKKAGIIIYMDQISDAIDLLEIIKLIMKQNVEPRRIRVISAITAQPGLQLLGENIPNLVIYCSCIDAGITDNGEIIPGIGNPSLRLTTKITGKN; from the coding sequence ATGGCCATGACATTAAGAGTTGTGGTACCACCACACCCACTTATCGGACATTGGCTGACGATGCTTCGTGATGCCAAAACACCAGCCCCTCTTTACGGTAAAGCTCTAGAGGAGCTTGGCAGATGGCTTACTTATGAAGCATTAAGGGATTGGTTGCCGCACAGAGAGGAAGAGGTAGTGACCTCTCAAGCTAAATCAAGAGGAACAGTAATTGAACCAAGTATTCCTTTATTAGCCATGCCAAAGCTTCCAGGGGGGTTAGAACTGTGGCATGGGGGAAGAAATGTTCTACCAAATTCCCACCTCTGTTTAGGAGAGGTACCAAATCCAATTGAAAAGAAAGCAGGGATTATTATTTATATGGATCAAATATCAGATGCTATCGATTTGCTAGAAATTATAAAATTGATAATGAAACAAAATGTGGAGCCAAGAAGGATAAGAGTTATAAGCGCTATTACTGCCCAACCAGGACTTCAATTACTTGGAGAAAATATTCCTAATCTGGTCATCTACTGTTCATGTATCGATGCTGGTATAACCGACAATGGTGAAATTATTCCAGGTATAGGAAACCCATCATTACGTCTGACCACCAAAATCACTGGTAAGAATTAG
- a CDS encoding pentapeptide repeat-containing protein, with translation MTYLSSLFSRLNLAVLLSILLFALAIPFNPVFAKTPPEIRNQDELKISQDMHGKDLTGYEFVKLDLRNVDFGEADLSAAIFNNSQLQGADLRGANLEDAVAFACDFEGADLRDANLSQTLLMESTFTNADIDGADFTDAVISRIQLKQLCSIADGENSATGISTRYSLGC, from the coding sequence ATGACCTACCTCTCTTCTCTTTTTTCACGGTTAAACCTGGCTGTCCTTTTAAGTATCTTGTTGTTCGCTTTGGCTATTCCTTTTAACCCTGTTTTTGCAAAGACCCCTCCTGAGATAAGAAATCAAGACGAATTAAAGATTTCTCAGGATATGCATGGCAAGGATTTAACTGGATATGAATTTGTAAAGCTTGACCTTCGTAATGTCGATTTCGGTGAAGCAGACCTTAGCGCAGCAATTTTTAATAATAGTCAGTTACAGGGGGCTGATTTAAGAGGAGCTAATTTGGAAGATGCTGTTGCCTTTGCATGTGACTTTGAAGGAGCCGATTTAAGGGATGCAAACTTGAGCCAAACCTTACTTATGGAAAGTACCTTTACAAATGCAGATATTGATGGAGCAGATTTCACTGATGCTGTTATAAGTAGGATTCAATTAAAACAACTTTGTTCGATTGCTGATGGTGAAAACTCTGCCACCGGTATAAGTACTAGATACAGTCTTGGTTGTTGA
- a CDS encoding GTP-binding protein: protein MSKRLPVTVITGFLGAGKTTLLRHLLTTSQQRLAVMVNEFGSVGLDGDLIRSCNFCSDEELDGRLVELNNGCLCCTVQDDFLPTMEKLLSLSRELDGILVETSGLALPLPLVQALDWPEIRAKVYLNGVVTIVDGEALAAGSPVGDTLALEKQRQNDPSLDHLTPVNELFDDQISSADFILISRFDLLEPIQYSNIKLELSKKSLNGTPVIGINNGKIDPSLILGIKSDQLCDVKKEPLEDHSHASHSHVQVFSSLIRVELLISQKQLQELLTSLAIKYQILRLKGRCWLPQKSIPLQLQMVGARFSSWFESVPENTWKPKVGGVELVVLSFDEFAEQAIKEALKDFGPAS, encoded by the coding sequence ATGTCAAAGCGATTGCCTGTCACTGTTATCACAGGTTTTCTAGGCGCCGGTAAGACAACCTTATTGCGCCACCTGTTGACTACGAGCCAACAAAGATTGGCTGTTATGGTTAATGAATTTGGGTCTGTTGGCCTTGATGGGGACTTAATTAGAAGTTGCAACTTCTGTTCAGATGAAGAACTTGATGGACGTCTTGTTGAACTCAATAATGGCTGCTTATGTTGCACAGTTCAAGATGATTTTCTCCCTACTATGGAAAAGTTATTATCACTTTCTAGAGAATTAGATGGAATCCTTGTTGAGACAAGTGGACTAGCTTTGCCACTCCCTTTGGTACAGGCCCTTGATTGGCCTGAAATAAGAGCCAAAGTCTATTTAAATGGTGTAGTTACCATTGTTGATGGAGAAGCTCTTGCCGCAGGTAGTCCAGTTGGTGATACTCTAGCCCTGGAGAAGCAACGTCAAAATGATCCTAGCCTAGATCATTTGACACCAGTTAATGAACTTTTTGATGATCAAATAAGTTCAGCTGACTTTATCTTAATTAGTAGGTTTGATCTTTTAGAACCTATACAATACTCAAACATTAAACTAGAACTTTCTAAGAAGTCATTAAATGGAACTCCTGTTATTGGCATTAATAACGGCAAAATTGATCCATCTTTAATCTTAGGAATAAAATCCGATCAACTTTGTGATGTGAAAAAAGAACCGCTAGAGGATCATTCTCACGCATCACATAGCCATGTGCAGGTATTTAGCAGTTTGATTAGGGTCGAGTTACTTATTAGTCAAAAGCAACTTCAAGAGCTTTTGACTAGCTTGGCTATTAAGTATCAGATTTTGAGATTGAAGGGACGTTGCTGGCTTCCCCAAAAGAGCATTCCACTCCAGCTGCAAATGGTTGGGGCAAGATTTAGTAGTTGGTTTGAGTCTGTGCCTGAGAATACATGGAAGCCAAAAGTAGGGGGAGTTGAACTTGTCGTTTTGAGTTTTGATGAATTTGCAGAGCAGGCAATAAAGGAAGCACTTAAGGATTTTGGGCCCGCTTCTTGA
- the purS gene encoding phosphoribosylformylglycinamidine synthase subunit PurS: MPNFQASVLVSLRPSVLDPAGEAIRSAANRLGVEGVSKLRIGKAVSLELEAPNETEARRRVELLADRLLANPVIEDWSLELKTTN, from the coding sequence GTGCCAAACTTCCAAGCAAGTGTTTTAGTTAGCCTTCGACCTTCAGTCTTAGACCCAGCGGGAGAGGCAATCAGATCTGCAGCTAATAGGCTTGGTGTTGAAGGAGTGAGTAAATTGAGGATAGGCAAGGCTGTTTCATTGGAGCTCGAAGCACCCAATGAAACAGAAGCACGTCGCAGAGTAGAACTATTAGCCGACAGGTTATTGGCTAATCCAGTGATTGAGGACTGGAGTTTAGAACTTAAAACTACAAATTAG
- the purQ gene encoding phosphoribosylformylglycinamidine synthase subunit PurQ has protein sequence MTIGVVVFPGSNCDRDVKWATEGCLGFPTRFLWHETRDLSGCEAVVLPGGFSYGDYLRCGAIARFAPVLEALVDFVEKGGKVLGICNGFQVLTELGLLPGALTRNKDLHFICENTELIVNSNQTSWLNGFQPGDQLLLPIAHGEGCFQCSESTLHKLEDENAIALRYLNNPNGSINDIAGITNSKGNVLGLMPHPERACDPSIGGTDGRKILEALIAK, from the coding sequence ATGACTATTGGTGTTGTTGTTTTCCCTGGATCTAATTGTGACAGAGATGTGAAATGGGCTACAGAAGGTTGCCTTGGCTTTCCAACTAGATTCCTTTGGCATGAAACAAGAGATTTGAGTGGTTGTGAAGCTGTAGTACTGCCTGGAGGTTTTAGTTATGGTGATTATCTTCGGTGTGGAGCAATTGCTAGGTTTGCTCCTGTACTTGAAGCCTTAGTAGATTTTGTTGAAAAAGGTGGCAAAGTACTTGGAATTTGTAATGGCTTTCAAGTACTTACAGAATTAGGTCTTCTTCCAGGTGCTCTTACTAGAAATAAAGATCTTCATTTTATTTGTGAGAATACAGAACTAATAGTTAACAGTAATCAAACAAGTTGGTTGAATGGTTTTCAGCCTGGTGATCAACTTCTCTTGCCGATTGCCCATGGTGAAGGTTGTTTTCAATGTAGTGAATCTACTCTTCACAAGTTGGAAGATGAAAACGCTATTGCATTGAGATATTTAAATAATCCAAATGGTTCTATAAATGATATTGCAGGCATTACAAATTCTAAAGGAAATGTACTTGGCTTAATGCCGCATCCTGAAAGAGCTTGTGACCCTTCAATTGGTGGAACTGATGGAAGGAAGATCTTGGAAGCTTTGATTGCTAAATAG
- the fba gene encoding class II fructose-bisphosphate aldolase (catalyzes the reversible aldol condensation of dihydroxyacetonephosphate and glyceraldehyde 3-phosphate in the Calvin cycle, glycolysis, and/or gluconeogenesis), protein MALVPLRLLLDHAAENGYGIPAFNVNNLEQVQAIMEAAAETDSPVILQASRGARSYAGEIFLRHLIIAATETYPNIPVVMHQDHGNDPSTCYSAAINGFTSVMMDGSLEADAKTPASYEYNVNVTKTVVDFAHSVGVSVEGELGCLGSLETGKGEAEDGHGFEGELSKDMLLTDPAEASDFVAKTKVDALAIAIGTSHGAYKFTRKPTGEVLAISRIAEIHKAIPNTHLVMHGSSSVPQEWLDMINKYGGAIPETYGVPVEEIQEGIRNGVRKVNIDTDNRLAFTAAVREAASADPTNFDPRHFNKPARKYMKQVCLDRYQQFWCAGQASKIKQKSTNYFADLYLKGEV, encoded by the coding sequence ATGGCCCTCGTTCCGCTAAGGCTTCTGCTTGACCATGCTGCTGAAAACGGTTATGGAATCCCTGCTTTCAACGTAAATAACCTTGAACAGGTTCAGGCAATAATGGAGGCAGCGGCAGAAACTGATAGCCCAGTAATCCTTCAGGCTTCAAGAGGTGCACGTAGCTATGCAGGTGAAATTTTCCTCAGACACTTAATAATTGCCGCTACAGAAACATACCCAAACATCCCGGTAGTAATGCACCAGGACCATGGAAACGATCCTTCTACTTGCTACTCAGCTGCTATTAATGGATTCACATCAGTGATGATGGATGGATCGCTAGAAGCTGATGCCAAAACCCCTGCAAGCTATGAATACAACGTTAATGTAACCAAAACAGTAGTTGACTTTGCTCACTCCGTTGGTGTCAGTGTTGAAGGAGAACTTGGCTGCCTTGGTTCATTAGAAACAGGCAAAGGAGAGGCAGAAGATGGTCATGGGTTCGAAGGAGAACTCTCAAAGGATATGCTTCTAACCGATCCCGCTGAAGCATCAGACTTTGTAGCGAAAACAAAAGTAGATGCCTTAGCAATTGCTATTGGAACAAGCCATGGAGCATATAAATTCACAAGGAAGCCAACAGGCGAAGTATTAGCAATAAGCAGGATTGCTGAGATCCATAAGGCTATTCCAAATACTCATCTTGTTATGCATGGATCCAGCTCAGTTCCTCAAGAATGGCTAGATATGATTAATAAATATGGAGGGGCCATTCCTGAGACATATGGTGTGCCAGTTGAAGAAATCCAAGAAGGTATTCGAAATGGAGTCCGCAAAGTAAATATTGATACAGATAATCGACTCGCATTCACAGCTGCAGTTCGTGAAGCAGCTTCTGCCGATCCAACGAACTTCGACCCTAGGCACTTCAATAAACCAGCAAGAAAGTATATGAAGCAGGTATGCCTAGATAGATATCAACAATTCTGGTGTGCTGGTCAAGCAAGTAAAATCAAACAAAAAAGCACCAATTACTTTGCAGATCTCTATTTAAAAGGTGAGGTCTAA
- a CDS encoding Gfo/Idh/MocA family oxidoreductase — protein sequence MAYTQINNNQKIGVSIVGLGFGESVHLPAIKANPKFELISLWHPNSDKLKETTDKHSLNYTKDWESLLNDSNVKGIILATPPEPRYNLACDALKAGKHLLLEKPVAINATQVADLQRLSLKYRLSVAIDFEYRAVPLFMQAKRLITKGLIGQPWLVKFDWLMSSRANHNRPWNWYSESNKGGGVLGALGTHAFDMIHWLFGPIEEISALSSTSIKERIDLNSGQNRNVTSEDIALAHIKIKGENNNLNIPAQITLSAVARQGRGCWIEFYGSKGTLILGSDNQKDYVHGFSLWYTKAGDSPKCIQPDKDLMFNKTWSDGRVAPVSRIHDWWAESIKDGSPMIPGLAEGFASQKVCDAFKESASSKESLII from the coding sequence ATGGCCTATACACAAATCAATAATAATCAAAAGATTGGTGTTTCAATAGTCGGGCTTGGTTTTGGAGAATCTGTTCATCTGCCTGCCATAAAAGCTAATCCTAAGTTTGAATTAATTTCTTTATGGCACCCTAACTCAGACAAACTAAAAGAAACAACTGATAAGCACTCTTTAAATTACACTAAAGACTGGGAGTCTCTATTAAATGATTCTAATGTTAAAGGAATTATTCTGGCAACTCCACCAGAACCAAGATATAATCTAGCCTGTGATGCACTTAAGGCTGGAAAACATTTATTATTAGAAAAGCCAGTTGCAATAAACGCAACACAAGTAGCAGATCTTCAACGATTATCATTAAAATATCGCTTAAGTGTAGCTATTGATTTTGAATACAGGGCTGTCCCATTGTTCATGCAAGCTAAAAGATTAATAACCAAAGGATTAATAGGTCAGCCTTGGCTAGTGAAATTTGATTGGTTAATGAGTAGTAGGGCCAACCACAATAGACCTTGGAACTGGTATTCAGAAAGTAACAAAGGAGGTGGAGTTCTTGGAGCTCTAGGAACTCATGCATTTGACATGATCCATTGGTTATTTGGCCCAATTGAAGAAATCAGTGCTCTATCCTCTACCTCAATTAAAGAACGTATAGATTTGAACTCTGGTCAAAATAGGAATGTAACAAGTGAGGATATAGCCCTCGCACATATAAAAATTAAAGGGGAAAATAATAATTTAAATATCCCAGCACAGATAACACTTTCCGCTGTAGCAAGACAAGGACGGGGATGCTGGATAGAGTTTTATGGATCAAAAGGCACACTCATTCTAGGCAGTGATAACCAAAAAGATTATGTCCATGGTTTTAGCCTTTGGTATACAAAAGCAGGGGATTCCCCTAAATGTATTCAGCCTGACAAGGATCTAATGTTCAACAAAACATGGTCTGATGGTCGTGTTGCACCTGTATCTAGAATTCATGATTGGTGGGCTGAAAGTATTAAAGATGGTAGTCCCATGATACCTGGCTTGGCAGAGGGTTTTGCCAGCCAAAAAGTCTGTGATGCCTTTAAAGAGTCAGCAAGCTCTAAGGAAAGTTTAATTATTTAA
- the accD gene encoding acetyl-CoA carboxylase, carboxyltransferase subunit beta: MSLFDWFADRRKGQFVEKVTQETEESDGLWGKCPECGQVVYRKDLVANANVCSNCGHHNRIDSEERINLIADPGSFNALDADLSPIDPLGFKDRRAYADRLRESQANTGLKDGVVTGICKVETIPMALAVMDFRFMGGSMGSVVGEKITRLIERATTKEIPLLIVCASGGARMQEGMLSLMQMAKISGALERHRKAELLYMPLLTHPTTGGVTASFAMLGDIILAEPKALIGFAGRRVIEQTLREKLPENFQTAEYLREHGFVDTIVPRTQLRNTLGTLLRLHANNKIN; encoded by the coding sequence GTGTCTCTTTTCGACTGGTTTGCTGATCGAAGAAAAGGTCAGTTTGTAGAAAAAGTAACCCAAGAAACTGAAGAAAGTGACGGTCTTTGGGGAAAGTGTCCAGAATGTGGTCAGGTGGTATATCGAAAAGATTTAGTTGCAAATGCAAATGTCTGTAGTAATTGTGGTCATCACAACCGAATAGACAGTGAAGAGCGTATAAATCTAATTGCTGATCCTGGAAGTTTTAACGCTTTAGACGCGGATTTAAGCCCTATAGATCCACTTGGATTTAAAGATAGGAGGGCATATGCCGACCGTTTGAGAGAAAGCCAAGCAAATACAGGATTGAAGGATGGGGTAGTAACGGGGATTTGCAAAGTAGAAACCATTCCAATGGCACTAGCCGTTATGGATTTCAGATTTATGGGTGGGTCAATGGGGTCAGTTGTTGGGGAAAAAATTACTCGTCTAATAGAACGAGCAACAACTAAAGAAATACCTTTACTCATTGTTTGCGCTTCTGGTGGAGCACGCATGCAAGAAGGCATGCTCAGCTTGATGCAAATGGCAAAAATATCTGGCGCCCTCGAAAGACATCGCAAAGCTGAGCTGCTTTATATGCCTCTTCTTACTCACCCAACAACGGGAGGAGTTACTGCAAGCTTCGCAATGCTAGGAGACATAATTCTTGCTGAACCCAAAGCACTTATTGGCTTTGCAGGAAGACGTGTAATTGAACAAACCCTTCGTGAAAAACTACCTGAAAATTTCCAAACAGCTGAATATCTTCGTGAACATGGATTCGTTGACACTATTGTTCCAAGAACACAACTCCGAAATACTCTAGGCACTCTTCTTCGTCTACATGCAAACAACAAAATTAATTAA
- a CDS encoding A24 family peptidase — protein sequence MVIFPALLINLPKNKFISLSILLTYTAYSFSPEKNEDVPQVIILAMGIILAFLLIRISLIDISRMCIPNSISNGGLKIGLFSTALTAVYLGFQEGFPLIINHILAAFISQKIMASLSKYTSKIFRQEVLGLGDSKLVAMGGAWLGLSGISLATGIAFVSAGIFSFFGIICGKLKRMEQFPFGPFIAAGIWGVWLFEPSLWEERWLSLWGL from the coding sequence ATGGTGATATTTCCTGCGCTCTTAATTAATCTTCCTAAAAATAAATTTATTAGTTTATCTATATTGCTTACTTATACGGCCTATTCATTCTCCCCTGAAAAGAATGAAGATGTCCCACAGGTAATAATTCTCGCTATGGGAATCATCTTGGCATTTCTTCTAATAAGAATATCATTAATAGATATATCTAGGATGTGTATTCCAAATTCCATTTCTAATGGGGGACTAAAAATTGGTCTATTCTCTACCGCTTTAACAGCGGTATATCTAGGGTTTCAAGAAGGATTCCCTTTAATTATAAATCACATCCTTGCTGCATTCATATCTCAAAAAATAATGGCAAGTCTAAGCAAGTACACCTCAAAAATTTTCAGACAGGAAGTATTAGGCCTTGGGGATTCAAAGTTGGTCGCCATGGGAGGTGCATGGCTTGGTCTCTCTGGAATATCCCTTGCAACTGGAATTGCTTTTGTTTCTGCAGGTATTTTTAGCTTTTTTGGAATAATATGCGGAAAATTAAAGCGGATGGAGCAATTCCCCTTTGGCCCATTCATCGCAGCAGGCATATGGGGAGTATGGTTATTTGAACCAAGTTTGTGGGAAGAAAGATGGTTGAGCCTTTGGGGGCTTTAA
- a CDS encoding phosphoribulokinase, with the protein MSKRYPVVAVTGSSGAGTSTVKRAFEHIFARENIIPAVVEGDSYHRFERGPMKQAMADALAKGENFSHFGPEANLFDKLEELFRSYGQSGSGKKRYYLHSPEEAEEHNARLGTNLSPGQFTPWEDIPDKTDLLFYEGLHGGVVGDDYDVAGVADLLVGVVPITNLEWIQKIHRDNAERGYSAETIVDTILRRMPDYINHICPQFSRTDINFQRIPTIDTSNPFICRNIPTPDESFVIIHFRKGAREKWGIDFQYLLGMIHDSFMSSPTSIVINGGKMGFAMELILTPIIHRMIEEKKNLT; encoded by the coding sequence ATGTCGAAGCGTTACCCGGTTGTAGCCGTTACGGGTTCCTCCGGAGCAGGAACCAGCACAGTCAAAAGAGCATTCGAGCATATCTTTGCACGAGAAAACATCATTCCAGCTGTTGTAGAAGGCGACAGCTATCACCGCTTTGAACGCGGACCTATGAAGCAAGCCATGGCTGATGCGCTTGCCAAAGGAGAAAATTTCTCACATTTTGGGCCTGAAGCCAATCTCTTCGACAAATTAGAAGAGCTTTTTAGAAGCTATGGTCAATCTGGAAGTGGGAAAAAGCGTTACTATTTACACAGCCCAGAAGAAGCTGAAGAGCACAACGCAAGGCTAGGAACAAATCTTTCTCCAGGTCAATTCACTCCTTGGGAAGACATACCAGACAAAACTGACTTACTTTTTTACGAAGGGCTACATGGTGGTGTGGTTGGCGATGATTACGATGTGGCTGGTGTAGCAGATTTGCTAGTCGGAGTAGTCCCAATAACAAATCTGGAATGGATACAAAAAATCCACCGAGACAATGCAGAGCGTGGATACTCAGCAGAGACAATTGTGGATACAATCCTTAGACGTATGCCTGATTACATCAACCATATTTGCCCACAATTTAGTCGTACAGATATCAATTTTCAAAGAATTCCTACTATAGATACCTCTAACCCATTCATTTGCAGAAACATTCCAACTCCAGATGAAAGTTTTGTAATTATCCACTTTAGAAAAGGGGCTAGGGAAAAATGGGGTATTGATTTTCAGTACCTTTTAGGCATGATTCACGACTCTTTTATGTCCAGTCCTACAAGTATCGTGATAAATGGTGGAAAAATGGGCTTTGCAATGGAGCTAATACTTACGCCAATCATCCACCGCATGATTGAAGAGAAGAAAAATCTAACCTAA
- the leuB gene encoding 3-isopropylmalate dehydrogenase — protein MKKHQIVLLPGDGIGPEITAVAKSLLTKVSQKHQFELEFNEQPIGGSAIELTGTPLPESTLSACKKSQAVLLAAIGSPKYDDYPREKRPETGLLALRSGLDLFANVRPIKIWSSLIEASSLRKEVVTGVDLIVVRELTGGIYFGKPKGRIKTEKDERAFNTMSYSAYEIDRIAEVAFDLAKARTGKVCSVDKANVLEVSQLWRERIDILADKNRQLEINHLYVDNAAMQLIKDPRQFDVILTGNLFGDILSDEAAMITGSIGMLPSASIGKKGPGLYEPVHGSAPDIAGLDKANPIAMVLSAAMMLRIGLKEEKAADDLENAVNDVLDAGLRTADLMSSSFTEVGCIEMGNELLKCI, from the coding sequence ATGAAAAAACACCAAATAGTTCTTTTACCAGGTGATGGCATTGGACCTGAGATAACAGCTGTCGCTAAAAGCCTTTTGACAAAAGTTAGTCAAAAACATCAATTCGAATTGGAATTTAATGAACAACCAATTGGTGGCTCTGCAATTGAGCTAACTGGAACACCACTTCCTGAATCCACACTTAGCGCATGTAAAAAAAGTCAGGCTGTTCTACTTGCTGCAATAGGTAGTCCTAAATATGACGATTACCCAAGAGAGAAAAGACCCGAGACAGGACTTCTAGCTCTTCGTTCAGGGTTAGATCTATTTGCAAATGTAAGACCTATCAAAATATGGTCCTCGTTAATTGAAGCAAGCTCGCTAAGAAAAGAAGTTGTTACTGGAGTTGATCTTATCGTCGTAAGAGAGCTAACTGGTGGAATTTATTTCGGTAAACCTAAGGGTCGGATCAAAACCGAAAAAGACGAAAGAGCATTCAATACCATGTCATATTCTGCCTATGAAATTGATCGAATTGCAGAAGTAGCATTTGATTTAGCCAAAGCCAGGACAGGAAAAGTCTGTTCAGTAGACAAGGCTAATGTTTTAGAGGTAAGTCAACTCTGGAGAGAACGAATTGATATCCTTGCCGATAAAAATAGGCAGCTGGAAATTAATCATTTATATGTGGATAATGCAGCAATGCAACTAATTAAGGATCCTAGGCAGTTTGATGTAATTCTCACTGGAAATTTATTCGGAGATATCTTAAGTGATGAAGCTGCAATGATTACAGGTTCAATTGGAATGCTGCCATCAGCCTCAATAGGCAAAAAGGGACCCGGACTATATGAACCAGTTCATGGCTCCGCACCAGATATAGCAGGACTTGATAAAGCTAATCCAATTGCAATGGTGCTTTCAGCCGCAATGATGCTCAGAATTGGTCTTAAAGAAGAAAAAGCAGCAGATGATCTAGAGAACGCTGTTAACGACGTTCTTGATGCAGGGTTAAGAACAGCCGACCTTATGAGTAGTTCTTTCACTGAAGTTGGATGTATTGAAATGGGAAACGAATTACTCAAATGCATTTAA